In a genomic window of Thermus albus:
- a CDS encoding hemerythrin domain-containing protein, translating to MVTLFQGKLLIRPGGRLRILDLEPGKEVSLEVKRGEDVLLAPLRGRLRLLFWRKAFELEAGEIARLYRGRLILKAPEGARALLITLGVSSETLAQDHKRLLTLLEALPSREAAEALARKLEEHIAKEETLYYPTLSPGKLKERLLEHRLLRELLAELLTTLKENRPTEGVVQRFKTALLAHSEAELAS from the coding sequence ATGGTAACCCTTTTTCAAGGCAAGCTCCTGATACGTCCCGGAGGCAGGCTCCGGATCCTAGACTTGGAACCAGGAAAAGAGGTTTCCCTGGAGGTCAAAAGGGGTGAGGACGTCCTCCTGGCCCCCCTTAGGGGAAGGCTGCGGCTCCTCTTTTGGAGGAAGGCCTTTGAGTTGGAGGCTGGAGAAATAGCCCGCCTTTACCGGGGCAGGCTTATCCTGAAGGCCCCCGAGGGGGCGAGGGCCCTCCTGATTACCTTAGGGGTTTCCTCTGAAACCCTGGCCCAGGACCACAAACGCCTCCTGACCCTCCTCGAGGCCCTTCCCTCTAGGGAAGCGGCGGAGGCCTTAGCTCGAAAACTGGAAGAACACATCGCCAAGGAGGAAACCCTTTACTACCCCACCCTGTCCCCAGGAAAGTTAAAGGAACGGCTTCTCGAGCACAGACTCCTAAGGGAACTTCTGGCAGAACTTCTCACCACCCTGAAGGAAAACCGGCCTACTGAAGGTGTTGTCCAGCGGTTCAAGACGGCTCTCCTCGCCCACTCCGAGGCGGAACTGGCGAGTTAA
- a CDS encoding cupin domain-containing protein, translated as MAAGDFSFQPQYGKLVSYDKERFNAIPLGEGAHLKALLTAFLPGQFIPLHTPGVDLALLVLRGRGWLVVEEREIELAPGSVALVPKGTRRGIRATTKMVLFQVVAPPPKEADHAEVQRKLTKGVF; from the coding sequence ATGGCTGCAGGCGATTTCTCCTTCCAACCCCAGTACGGGAAACTCGTTTCCTATGACAAGGAACGCTTTAACGCCATCCCCCTTGGAGAGGGAGCACACCTTAAAGCCCTACTCACCGCTTTTCTTCCCGGGCAGTTCATTCCCCTGCACACCCCTGGTGTAGACCTGGCCCTTTTGGTCCTCAGAGGAAGGGGATGGCTGGTAGTAGAGGAAAGGGAAATCGAACTTGCCCCAGGTAGCGTCGCCTTGGTGCCCAAAGGAACCCGGCGGGGGATCCGTGCCACCACCAAGATGGTCCTCTTCCAGGTGGTGGCCCCACCACCAAAGGAAGCCGATCATGCCGAGGTGCAAAGGAAGTTAACAAAGGGGGTGTTTTGA
- a CDS encoding Crp/Fnr family transcriptional regulator has translation MDLKQVPLFRDLAYQDLEAIGQEAWARQLKRGEMLFLEGEPVHALFVVEKGLIKVYKLDPEGRKQVVLHLEGPGRVLAEVALFLDRPTYPASAEALEESQVLVIPKERFFQLVEARPPLARALIRYLARRQGQLLHLLDRLVFHEVRERLGEYLLERLQQEGQGFTLPTNPELAALLGTIPEAVSRNLGQLYRQGLIRLKGRQVEIPDPQALADLIK, from the coding sequence ATGGATCTTAAACAGGTTCCCCTTTTCCGGGATTTGGCTTATCAGGACCTTGAAGCCATAGGGCAGGAAGCCTGGGCTAGGCAGTTGAAACGGGGCGAGATGCTCTTCCTGGAGGGGGAGCCCGTACACGCCCTCTTCGTGGTGGAGAAGGGCTTGATTAAGGTGTACAAGCTGGACCCAGAAGGACGCAAGCAGGTGGTGTTGCACCTGGAAGGACCGGGGCGGGTCCTGGCCGAGGTAGCCCTATTCCTGGACCGGCCCACCTACCCCGCCAGCGCCGAGGCCCTGGAGGAAAGCCAGGTCCTGGTCATCCCCAAGGAGCGCTTCTTCCAGCTGGTGGAGGCCCGTCCCCCCTTGGCCCGGGCCTTGATCCGCTACCTGGCCCGTCGCCAGGGGCAGCTACTGCACCTTTTGGACCGTCTGGTTTTCCATGAGGTGCGGGAAAGGCTCGGCGAGTACCTTCTAGAGCGCCTCCAGCAGGAAGGACAGGGGTTTACCCTCCCCACCAATCCCGAGCTGGCTGCCCTTTTGGGTACCATCCCCGAGGCCGTTTCTCGCAACCTAGGGCAACTCTACCGCCAGGGCCTCATCCGGCTTAAGGGACGGCAGGTGGAGATTCCGGATCCCCAGGCCCTCGCAGACCTCATAAAGTGA
- a CDS encoding GAF domain-containing protein, whose amino-acid sequence MKPLARIRLDPEGRATPLGADPSLGLEGSGLPCALLVQGQDPFGRPLCARCPVQRELKRGAYRASTPLVVKGRRLRCQGYREREGFLVELYPERAEPPDLLLELSRLTRHLLHNPDGLPQALEDFLRTLRQALDMEAAELFLADPEGRHLILTAYEGLHREAFLERPWFQLGEGYPGIVALRREPLITHTLGEDRRYLRQKVKQLGYQTYICYPLELPQGLIGVLNLASRNPQLDHKDSLETLSRIAPLFASTLYTLLTRLGEVGLEALHQHLYRGEVSEARLAFLKEIRQLTQATGIRVVARGGERWELGLVPACAMQDCPAWKGQVVGHKNGLPDCPEAQGRPRTCLPLWARGEVVAMVTLFHAHPPKPATRPAAPALWFSRLATPFLFPSLFQEKAQAPELEIYALGQFRLRYRGKALTPKSFGRSGAFQLFKYLLANKDRALYMEDICETLWPELPPDRARQELYTQIYHIRKTLPGIVEREGDYYRLRLPEDRFLDFERFEELMRKADLEEGLSAFKTLRQALDLYKGPLFGDDPYGEWAEAERSYLQDRALSGLLRLGELAEALGYVEVAKEAYARALKLEPYLEEAQKRLSLLKG is encoded by the coding sequence ATGAAGCCCCTGGCCCGGATCCGGCTGGACCCCGAAGGGAGGGCTACGCCCCTCGGGGCCGACCCCTCTTTAGGCCTGGAGGGAAGTGGCCTCCCCTGCGCCCTCCTGGTTCAAGGCCAAGACCCCTTCGGCCGCCCCCTCTGCGCGCGGTGCCCCGTGCAGCGGGAACTTAAACGGGGAGCCTACCGGGCCAGCACCCCCTTGGTGGTTAAAGGTCGGCGTCTTCGCTGCCAGGGGTACCGGGAGAGGGAAGGGTTTTTGGTGGAACTCTACCCCGAGCGGGCCGAGCCCCCGGACCTTCTTCTGGAACTTTCCCGTCTAACGCGGCATCTCTTGCATAACCCCGATGGGTTGCCCCAGGCCCTCGAGGACTTCCTCCGTACCTTGCGCCAAGCCCTGGACATGGAAGCGGCCGAGCTCTTCCTGGCGGATCCCGAGGGACGCCACCTGATCCTGACGGCTTATGAGGGTCTCCACCGCGAGGCCTTTTTGGAAAGACCGTGGTTCCAGCTGGGCGAAGGCTACCCCGGTATCGTGGCCTTAAGGCGTGAACCCCTGATCACCCATACCCTTGGGGAAGACCGCCGTTATTTACGGCAAAAGGTCAAACAGCTGGGCTACCAGACCTATATCTGCTACCCCCTTGAACTTCCCCAAGGGCTTATCGGGGTCCTGAATCTGGCCTCCCGCAACCCGCAGCTGGACCACAAAGATTCTTTGGAAACGCTTTCCCGCATCGCTCCCCTCTTCGCCAGTACCCTTTACACCCTCCTCACCCGGTTAGGGGAAGTGGGCTTAGAGGCCCTCCACCAACACCTCTACCGGGGCGAGGTCTCCGAGGCCCGCTTGGCCTTCCTTAAGGAAATCCGGCAGCTCACCCAAGCCACGGGGATCCGGGTGGTGGCCCGGGGTGGGGAGAGATGGGAGCTGGGCCTGGTTCCCGCCTGTGCCATGCAGGACTGCCCCGCTTGGAAAGGCCAGGTGGTAGGTCACAAGAACGGGCTCCCTGACTGCCCAGAGGCCCAGGGACGTCCCAGGACCTGCCTTCCCCTTTGGGCCCGGGGGGAAGTGGTGGCCATGGTTACCCTGTTCCACGCCCACCCTCCCAAACCCGCCACCCGCCCAGCCGCTCCCGCCCTTTGGTTTTCCCGCCTGGCGACCCCCTTTCTCTTCCCCTCCTTGTTCCAGGAAAAGGCCCAGGCCCCGGAGCTGGAGATCTACGCCCTGGGGCAGTTCCGCCTAAGGTACCGTGGAAAGGCACTGACTCCCAAAAGCTTTGGGCGAAGCGGGGCGTTCCAGCTTTTCAAGTATCTATTAGCCAACAAGGACCGGGCCCTTTACATGGAGGACATCTGCGAAACCCTCTGGCCCGAACTGCCGCCGGACCGGGCACGGCAGGAGTTGTACACACAGATCTACCACATTCGCAAAACCCTCCCCGGCATCGTGGAGCGCGAAGGGGACTACTACCGGCTTAGGCTTCCCGAGGACCGCTTCCTGGACTTTGAGCGCTTTGAGGAACTCATGCGCAAGGCCGATCTGGAGGAAGGACTCTCCGCCTTCAAAACCCTCAGGCAGGCCCTGGATCTCTACAAGGGCCCCCTCTTCGGGGATGATCCCTACGGGGAATGGGCGGAGGCGGAGAGGAGTTATCTTCAGGACCGGGCCCTTTCCGGACTCCTCCGGTTGGGCGAGCTGGCCGAGGCTTTAGGCTACGTAGAGGTAGCTAAAGAAGCCTATGCCCGGGCCCTAAAGCTGGAGCCTTATCTAGAAGAAGCCCAAAAGCGCTTGAGCCTTCTAAAGGGGTAG
- a CDS encoding c-type cytochrome, which produces MTGKSFYPLALLLLFSWALAQDGKALYGQHCAACHGPEAKGIPGAIPPLAGNPRVQDEAYVLKVVREGLSGPLEVGGMSYSGVMPPMSQVSEAQARAIAQYLKGLSGAQAEARAPAPQVQGDPALGRALYLGERPLQNGGAPCQACHTVAGVGFLGGGSMGKDLTDAAKRLGGEAGLAALLQNPAFPVMREAYRGKPLTEAEAAAVAAFLAQVSNEVPRPFSSYLGRFLVAGLVVLGVLLLYQAILWQLRPKSLAERIQSQLRR; this is translated from the coding sequence ATGACGGGCAAAAGCTTCTATCCCTTGGCCCTGCTCCTGCTCTTCTCCTGGGCGCTGGCCCAAGACGGAAAGGCCCTATACGGCCAGCATTGCGCGGCTTGCCACGGGCCGGAAGCCAAGGGGATCCCCGGGGCCATACCTCCTTTGGCGGGGAACCCCCGGGTCCAGGATGAGGCCTATGTGCTGAAGGTGGTGCGGGAAGGGCTTTCTGGCCCCCTGGAGGTAGGGGGGATGAGCTATAGCGGGGTCATGCCTCCCATGTCCCAGGTCTCCGAGGCCCAGGCCCGGGCCATAGCCCAGTATCTAAAGGGCTTATCCGGTGCCCAAGCTGAGGCCAGAGCGCCCGCGCCTCAGGTCCAGGGGGATCCCGCCTTAGGCCGGGCCCTGTACCTGGGAGAGAGGCCCTTGCAAAACGGCGGGGCCCCCTGCCAGGCCTGCCATACGGTGGCCGGGGTGGGCTTCCTGGGTGGAGGGTCCATGGGTAAGGACCTCACGGACGCGGCCAAGCGTTTGGGGGGTGAGGCGGGGCTTGCCGCCCTTTTGCAAAACCCCGCCTTCCCCGTGATGCGGGAGGCCTACAGGGGAAAGCCCTTGACCGAGGCCGAGGCCGCGGCCGTGGCCGCCTTCTTGGCGCAGGTGTCCAACGAGGTCCCCAGGCCTTTTTCCTCGTATCTGGGCCGGTTCTTGGTGGCGGGCCTAGTGGTGCTGGGGGTTCTTCTCCTCTACCAAGCCATCCTTTGGCAGCTCCGTCCCAAAAGCCTGGCGGAGCGCATCCAAAGCCAGCTTAGGAGGTAA
- a CDS encoding nitrate reductase subunit alpha, with protein MDGWIKEIESPAERKWEEFYRNRFQHDKRVRTTHGVNCTGSCSWEVFVKDGVVTWELQATDYPSLEAGLPPYEPRGCQRGISFSWYLYSPIRVKYPYAKGALLDLYREAKKQHPDPVAAWEAIQGDPHKRKRYQKARGKGGFRRARWDEVLEIIAAAVVSTVKRYGPDRVIGFSPIPAMSQISYAAGSRFLSLLGGVPLSFYDWYCDLPNASPEIWGEQTDVHESADWYNARFIAVMGSNLNMTRTPDTHFISEVRHAGAKLTVFSPDFSQVAKYADWWIPINPGQDGAFWMAVNHVLLKEYYAEREVPYFLDYLKRYTDAPLLIEIQNGRPGRYLRANRLSEYAEEENGDFKLLLWDEAKGPRMPGGTIGFRWQKEKGKWNLKLEDPKTGEPLTPRLSLLGVEDEVLLLEFDDFSSDRKLKRGVPVKYVVTKEGEKVAVATVFDLLMAQFGVGRGLPGDYPKGYEEDLPYTPAWQEKWTGIHRDTLLKYARSWAENGLKTRGKNLIIVGAGVNHWYHNNLMYRAGIVALMLTGSVGVNGGGLAHYVGQEKLANQAAWGPIAFATDWGYPPRQQNTPSFHYVHSDQWRYERGFSTYDKTAVGLTDHTIDHQVRAVRKGWLPFFPQFNRSPLEVVKEAEARGARTEAEIVQYVVEALKRGELRLAVEDPDAPENWPRVWFIWRGNAIGTSAKGHEYFLKHYLGTHTNAVAEEKAEGQVQEVVYRKPAPEGKLDLVVDLNFRMDTSALYSDIVLPAATWYEKDDLNTTDLHTFINPLQAAVPPSWESKPDWEIFKAIAKKVSELARVHLPTPVRDIVMIPLQHDTPDELAQTEDWDWKKGEVEPIPGKTMPKFRVVERDYTQLYEKMVTLGPVVEKVGVGMHGLTIPVEDFYKELAERQPRVFQGEKRPSLEEARQVAEAILFLDPVSNGELAYRAFSDEEKKTGVRLTDLAEGNRHVRISFKDLVAQPRRQLTTPTWSAIINQGRAYSPYTLNVERLVPWRTLTGRQHFYLDHPNYLAFGEHLPTYKPRPEVHMLQETEKTLKEAQGKLLNYITPHGKWSIHSTYSENHRMMTLSRGGYPVWLNDKDAAELGIRDNDWVELFNDNGVFVQRAIVSARIPRGTVFVYHATERTVGIPKSPLRGKRAGMNNSITRARLKPVLMSGGYAQFTYAFNYWGPVGVNRDTWVFVRKLERPPEW; from the coding sequence ATGGACGGTTGGATCAAGGAAATTGAGAGCCCGGCGGAGAGGAAGTGGGAGGAGTTCTACCGCAACCGCTTCCAGCACGACAAGAGGGTGCGCACCACCCACGGGGTGAACTGCACCGGTTCCTGCTCCTGGGAGGTCTTCGTCAAGGACGGGGTGGTCACCTGGGAGCTCCAGGCCACGGATTACCCTAGCCTCGAGGCCGGCCTTCCCCCCTACGAGCCCCGGGGTTGCCAGCGGGGCATCAGCTTCAGCTGGTACCTCTATAGCCCCATCCGGGTGAAGTACCCCTACGCCAAAGGGGCCCTTCTGGACTTGTATCGGGAGGCCAAAAAGCAACACCCCGATCCTGTGGCCGCCTGGGAGGCCATCCAGGGCGACCCCCACAAACGCAAGCGCTACCAGAAGGCCCGGGGTAAAGGAGGCTTCAGGCGGGCCAGGTGGGATGAAGTGCTGGAGATCATCGCCGCCGCGGTGGTCTCCACGGTGAAGCGCTACGGGCCGGATAGGGTCATCGGCTTTTCCCCCATCCCCGCCATGAGCCAGATCTCCTATGCCGCGGGAAGCCGCTTCCTCTCCCTTTTGGGCGGGGTACCCTTAAGCTTCTACGACTGGTACTGCGACCTGCCCAACGCCTCGCCCGAGATCTGGGGGGAGCAGACCGACGTCCACGAGTCCGCCGACTGGTACAACGCCCGTTTCATCGCGGTGATGGGCTCCAACCTCAACATGACCCGCACCCCCGACACCCACTTCATCTCCGAGGTGCGCCACGCCGGGGCCAAGCTCACCGTCTTTAGCCCCGACTTCTCCCAGGTTGCCAAGTACGCCGACTGGTGGATCCCCATCAACCCCGGCCAGGACGGTGCCTTCTGGATGGCGGTGAACCACGTCCTCCTCAAGGAGTACTACGCGGAGCGGGAGGTGCCCTATTTCCTGGACTACCTGAAGCGCTACACCGATGCCCCCCTCTTGATTGAGATCCAAAACGGCCGCCCAGGGCGCTACCTCAGGGCGAACCGCCTTTCCGAATACGCCGAGGAGGAAAACGGGGATTTCAAGCTCCTCCTTTGGGATGAGGCCAAGGGCCCCAGGATGCCTGGGGGCACCATTGGCTTCCGCTGGCAGAAGGAGAAGGGCAAGTGGAACCTGAAGTTGGAAGACCCCAAGACGGGTGAGCCCCTAACTCCCCGCTTGAGCCTCCTAGGGGTGGAGGATGAGGTCCTCCTTCTGGAGTTCGACGACTTCTCCTCTGACCGGAAACTGAAGCGGGGCGTGCCCGTCAAGTACGTGGTCACCAAAGAGGGAGAAAAGGTGGCGGTGGCCACGGTCTTTGACCTCCTCATGGCCCAGTTCGGGGTGGGACGGGGCCTGCCTGGGGATTACCCCAAGGGCTACGAGGAGGACCTTCCCTACACCCCCGCCTGGCAGGAGAAGTGGACCGGGATCCACCGGGACACCCTCCTTAAGTACGCCCGTTCCTGGGCGGAAAACGGCCTCAAGACCCGGGGTAAGAACCTCATCATCGTGGGGGCCGGGGTCAACCACTGGTACCACAACAACCTCATGTACCGGGCGGGGATCGTGGCCCTGATGCTCACGGGAAGCGTGGGGGTAAACGGCGGAGGCCTGGCCCACTATGTGGGGCAGGAGAAGCTGGCCAACCAGGCTGCTTGGGGCCCCATCGCCTTCGCCACCGACTGGGGCTACCCCCCGAGGCAGCAGAACACCCCCAGCTTCCACTACGTTCACTCCGACCAGTGGCGCTACGAGAGGGGCTTCTCCACCTACGACAAGACGGCGGTGGGTTTAACGGACCATACCATTGACCACCAGGTGCGGGCGGTGCGCAAGGGGTGGCTTCCCTTCTTCCCCCAGTTCAACAGAAGCCCCTTGGAGGTGGTCAAAGAGGCCGAGGCCAGGGGGGCCAGGACCGAGGCGGAGATCGTCCAGTATGTGGTGGAGGCCCTTAAGCGGGGGGAGCTGAGGCTAGCCGTGGAGGACCCCGACGCTCCCGAGAACTGGCCTAGGGTCTGGTTCATCTGGCGGGGGAACGCCATCGGCACCAGCGCCAAGGGACACGAGTACTTCCTGAAGCACTACCTGGGCACCCACACCAACGCCGTTGCCGAGGAAAAGGCGGAAGGGCAAGTCCAGGAAGTGGTTTACCGCAAGCCGGCCCCCGAGGGGAAGCTGGACCTGGTGGTGGACCTCAACTTCCGCATGGACACCAGCGCCCTCTACTCCGATATCGTCCTCCCCGCCGCCACCTGGTACGAAAAGGACGACCTCAACACCACCGACCTCCACACCTTCATCAACCCCCTGCAGGCGGCGGTGCCCCCCTCCTGGGAGTCCAAGCCGGACTGGGAGATCTTTAAGGCCATCGCCAAGAAGGTTTCCGAACTGGCCCGGGTCCACCTGCCTACCCCGGTGAGGGACATCGTGATGATCCCCCTGCAGCACGACACCCCAGACGAGCTGGCCCAGACCGAGGACTGGGACTGGAAAAAGGGCGAGGTGGAGCCCATCCCCGGCAAGACCATGCCCAAGTTCCGGGTGGTGGAGCGGGACTACACCCAGCTTTACGAGAAGATGGTCACCCTGGGGCCGGTGGTGGAGAAGGTGGGGGTGGGAATGCACGGGCTTACCATCCCGGTGGAGGACTTCTACAAGGAGTTGGCGGAACGCCAGCCCAGGGTGTTCCAGGGGGAGAAGCGGCCGAGCCTCGAGGAAGCCCGCCAGGTGGCGGAGGCCATCCTCTTCTTGGACCCGGTTTCCAACGGGGAGCTGGCCTACAGGGCCTTTTCGGACGAGGAGAAGAAGACCGGGGTCAGGCTCACCGACCTGGCCGAGGGGAACCGCCACGTGCGCATTTCCTTCAAGGACCTTGTGGCCCAGCCTCGCCGTCAGCTCACCACCCCCACCTGGAGCGCCATCATCAACCAGGGGCGGGCCTATAGCCCCTACACCCTAAACGTGGAGCGCCTCGTCCCCTGGCGCACCCTCACCGGCAGGCAGCACTTCTACCTGGACCACCCCAACTACCTGGCCTTCGGCGAGCACCTGCCCACCTACAAGCCCAGGCCCGAAGTCCACATGCTCCAGGAAACGGAAAAGACCCTTAAGGAGGCCCAGGGCAAGCTCCTTAACTACATCACCCCCCACGGGAAGTGGTCCATCCACTCCACCTACTCGGAGAACCACCGCATGATGACCCTTTCCCGGGGCGGGTACCCGGTCTGGCTCAACGATAAGGATGCCGCGGAACTGGGCATTAGGGACAACGACTGGGTGGAGCTTTTCAACGACAACGGGGTCTTCGTGCAAAGGGCCATCGTTTCTGCCCGCATCCCCAGGGGAACGGTCTTCGTCTACCACGCCACCGAGCGCACGGTGGGCATCCCCAAAAGCCCCTTAAGGGGCAAGCGGGCCGGCATGAACAACTCCATCACCCGGGCCCGCCTCAAGCCCGTGCTGATGTCGGGCGGCTACGCCCAGTTCACCTACGCCTTCAACTACTGGGGGCCGGTGGGGGTGAACCGGGATACCTGGGTCTTCGTGCGCAAGCTGGAGCGGCCCCCGGAGTGGTGA